In Fodinibius saliphilus, the sequence ATTAGACCAGCGCCATGAAGGGCTCCGGCTTCGAATGAACCAGCCATATAAAGGAACGATGGATGGTTTTATTACTAAATTACGAAGAAATTATCCTGAAGAGGAATATATTGGTGTTGAAGTTGAGGTAAATCAACGGTTTGCTCATTCTACTGGGAGTGACGTTTGGAGCAGAATTCGAGAGCAGATAGCCATATCATTAAAATCTGCTTTTAAAAATTTTGAGAAGTAAAAAAATGATTGTTCATTAGACTTTCTGAGTGCATGACCTTTTACTCAAATTGCTTTGGCTAAAAAGATTCAACTATACATTATAAACGTAAATGAACGGCAGTAATAATCAAACTGGGATCAGTTATAAAAGGGATGCTCTTTTTTTATCACTCGCAGGAATATTCCTTACTTCATTGGTACTGGGAAATGTAATAGGGACCACAAAGTTTGTAACTATTTTTTCAGTGGCACTTCCTGCGTGGTTGTTAGATATTGTACCACCCCTTATAAGGGATAATGATATTTATACAATGAGTGTGCCTGTGGGCGTAATCGCGTATCCCTTTACTTTTTTGGCAACGGATCTCATTTCTGAATTATATGGAAGAAAAAAAGCCCAGCTGGTTGTATGGGTTGGCTTCTGGATGAATGTATTAATGCTCTTTTTGATGTCAGTTAATCACTGGTTGCCAAATACAGGAGGAGTGAGCGGAGGTCTTCAGCTTTTTGAAGGGGTCTACGAATTTATGATAGGAAACACTATAGCCAGTATGATTGCTTATTTGGTTGCGCAAACTGTTGATGTTAGACTATTTCACTTTTGGAAAGATTTTACCAACGGTAAACATTTGTGGCTTCGGAATAATGCTTCAACTACAATTAGTCAATTAGTTGATTCTACTGCAATTTTAACCATTTTATTTTTAGCCGGAAATTTGGGTAGAGAAGTAGACACTATAGGGAAATTAGTGATCTTAATTTTTAATTCATATGTCTTCAAATTTCTTTTCGCACTGATCGATACGCCACTTTGTTATTTGGGGGTCAAACTCTTCCGGGATTTTGAAGAAGACCCCAGTGATTACAGCTTATATGAGGGGGGCTAATTCCATAATATGCCCTTTATATAATGGCAGTAGGGATTACCTATTTTTCCTAAAAAAAACTTAAATATTTATTGACACGAACCCCCTAATTGTCGTACCTTAAGATTCCAATTTAGAAAC encodes:
- a CDS encoding queuosine precursor transporter, which gives rise to MNGSNNQTGISYKRDALFLSLAGIFLTSLVLGNVIGTTKFVTIFSVALPAWLLDIVPPLIRDNDIYTMSVPVGVIAYPFTFLATDLISELYGRKKAQLVVWVGFWMNVLMLFLMSVNHWLPNTGGVSGGLQLFEGVYEFMIGNTIASMIAYLVAQTVDVRLFHFWKDFTNGKHLWLRNNASTTISQLVDSTAILTILFLAGNLGREVDTIGKLVILIFNSYVFKFLFALIDTPLCYLGVKLFRDFEEDPSDYSLYEGG